The nucleotide window GCTCTGTCAGGAAGTCTTTAAGCTAACGAGTGACAAAAATATTGCTGCTAATTATTTGAGCAGTGCATTTTCTATTTATACGACCGGTAGTGCTGAAGCCTTTAAGGCTGGTGCAGAAGCTTGCCTGGGTGAGCCTATGCCCTTGCCTAAAGTGGTCCCCACCACAGAGCTCAAAGCTACCGACATGATCTCATTTGGAGTATCCGAAGCTGTAAGAGGCTGAATGACTGCATCTACAATTAAGAGTTTTGCCGGTAAGAGCTTGTCCCAAGTCGAGACTATCGCTAAAGATTGTCGCGACTGTGATCTTTGTCTCACAAGAGATAAAGTCGTTTTTTACCGCGGCAATCCTCAGGCCAAATTAATGATCATAGGCGAAGCACCAGGCGCAAATGAAGACGCCACTGGTAAACCCTTTGTCGGTAGAGCTGGCAAATTGCTCGACAAGATCCTGGAAGCGGGAGATATCGATGTGGAGCAAGAATGCTATATCTGCAACGTGGTCAAATGTCGACCACCACAAAACCGCGTGCCCACCAAAGTGGAAGCAGCCGCCTGTCGTAAATATTTGGAAGCACAAATTGATTTAGTTAAACCAAAACTCATACTGCTAGCTGGTGCAACAGCCGTGCTTTCGGTGCTTCAGGTAAAGGAACCGATAAGTCATATCCGCGGAAAGTGGTTTGATTTTCGATCCGGTGCTAAAGTAATGCCGATCTTCCACCCATCTTATTTACTGCGCAATGACTCAAAAGAGCCGGGCTCTCCCAAGTGGCATATGTGGCAGGACATCAAATTAGTAAGAAAAGAGTTGGATAGCTTACAAAATTTTCTAAACAGTTAACTCCAGACCATTTAACTAAAGATACGTTATATACGTTAGGGGGCTTATAAATGGCTACAAAAGCAGAAAGTTTTTACGCTGATCTTTTGACTGCGCAAATAGCAGATGCTGTCACCAATGAATTTGGTCGCGCCATACTCAAATTACCCAATCAAGGGCGTGGCACTGTGCACGAGGACGTCGATGTGTACTTCTCTGCCATAGCGATGGAGCAGGTCAATGTCATCGCCGAAAAGCATGGCATAAATGATGCTGCTGCCTTGCATGAGATTTTTCAGTTGACCAGACAGAATTTGATACAGGGTTTTAGAATCGGTCAAAAACTGAGAGGCAGCTACCAGCCGCACTAGTTATTAGCTTTACTTGCTACCAGCTGCCACTATCAGAGCCGCTATCGGAGCTACCACTGTCCGACCAGCTGCCACTATCTGAGCCACTGTCCCAGCTGCCGCCACTATCTGAGCTGCCCCAGCTACCACTATCAGAACCGCTGTCATAAGAGCTACTGCCACCACCAAAGATACTCTGGTCCTGGTAATAACTATTGGCTGGCGGAATAGCGTATTGATGCATCGCTAAATCATCAAGACGTCTATTAGTCTCCATTTGATTGAGCATAAACATCAAATTGGTCAGACCACCATTACTTTGTACAACTATAGGATGAGCATACTCGTCCATTGTGGACCAGCTCGGCTGGTAGTACCGGCTTGTACCAAATAAGCGAGCAGGCATTTTTTCGGCTTGTTCGCCTTGAGGCACTTTTAAGATGTGACCAGGGTTTTCTCCCTCTGAGTCGCTGGCGCTTTCTTGTTTTTGTGCGCTCAGTAATTTTTGTTCTTTGTCGTGTTTGTCTACAAGAGCACGTGCTTCGGCCTGACTGTCGATACCACCTGTGATGGCATTGACCTGGGTTGATAGATGTTGTGA belongs to Candidatus Obscuribacter sp. and includes:
- a CDS encoding uracil-DNA glycosylase, which gives rise to MTASTIKSFAGKSLSQVETIAKDCRDCDLCLTRDKVVFYRGNPQAKLMIIGEAPGANEDATGKPFVGRAGKLLDKILEAGDIDVEQECYICNVVKCRPPQNRVPTKVEAAACRKYLEAQIDLVKPKLILLAGATAVLSVLQVKEPISHIRGKWFDFRSGAKVMPIFHPSYLLRNDSKEPGSPKWHMWQDIKLVRKELDSLQNFLNS